In one Lolium rigidum isolate FL_2022 chromosome 3, APGP_CSIRO_Lrig_0.1, whole genome shotgun sequence genomic region, the following are encoded:
- the LOC124698810 gene encoding probable CoA ligase CCL6 isoform X2 produces the protein MEEAMYTVKVGEATPAGSGRASAGPVYRSIYAKDGLMQLPQEIQSPWDFFSGAVKKYPNNRMLGRRKVSDGKAGDYVWHTYEQVYQKVTKIGAAIRSFGVKPGAHCAIYGSNCPEWVMAMQACNSQGICYVPLYDTLGENAVEFILDHAEISIAFLQESKIKSILAVLPKCTAHMKAIVSFGDVTNELKREVEKLGVSCFSWEEFSTMGEEIYELPKKQDDICTIMYTSGTTGEPKGVIITNRAIVAGVTTTEQLLELTDKVDIMYLMEDVQVMKPTIFCGVPRVYDRIYTGINQKIQSGGLIAKHLFQYAYTYKLGNLKKGFKQHEASPFFDKIVFSKIKEGLGGRIRLMLSGAAPLPRHIEEFMRVTGCSVLAQGYGLTESCAGCFTSIANVFSMIGTVGPPVTAIEARLESVPEMGYDALSNAPRGEICLRGHTMFSGYYKHPDLTEEVFSDGWFHTGDIGEWQPDGTMKIIDRKKNIFKLSQGEYVAVEVVESAYVQSPLVASVWVYGNSFESFLVAVVVPEKQAIEDWAALNGMSGDYAEFCNDPKARRYIQDELNKTGKKLGLRGFEMLKAVHLDPVPFSIDKDLITPTFKLKRPQLLKYYKDRVDQLYKDAKMGTAQ, from the exons ATGGAGGAGGCGATGTACACTGTGAAGGTGGGTGAGGCGACGCCGGCCGGCAGCGGCAGGGCATCGGCCGGACCCGTCTACCGGAGCATCTACGCCAAGGACGGCCTCATGCAGCTTCCCCAGGAAATCCAGTCCCCATGGGACTTCTTCAG TGGGGCAGTGAAGAAGTACCCCAATAACAGAATGCTTGGCCGGCGCAAAGTTTCAGATGGCAAG GCTGGTGACTATGTGTGGCATACGTATGAACAAGTGTACCAGAAGGTCACCAAGATTGGGGCAGCTATCAGAAGCTTCGGCGTTAAGCCG GGGGCTCATTGTGCCATATATGGATCCAACTGCCCTGAATGGGTCATGGCCATGCAG GCCTGCAATAGCCAAGGAATTTGTTATGTACCACTGTATGACACACTTG GAGAAAATGCAGTTGAATTCATCTTGGACCATGCTGAGATCTCTATAGCTTTTTTGCAGGAGAGCAAGATAAAATCC ATTCTAGCAGTACTCCCAAAGTGTACTGCCCACATGAAAG CTATTGTTAGTTTTGGAGATGTGACAAATGAGCTGAAAAGGGAAGTTGAAAAATTAGGAGTATCTTGCTTTTCTTGGGAGGAATTTTCTACAATG GGAGAAGAAATCTACGAACTTCCTAAGAAACAGGACGACATTTGTACAATCATGTATACCAGTGGAACAACAGGAGAGCCGAAGGGTGTGAtaatcacaaacagggctatagtAGCCGGGGTTACGACCACAGAACAGCTCCTTGAGTTAACAGATAAAGTG GACATTATGTATCTGATGGAGGATGTGCAAGTGATGAAACCAACAATTTTCTGTGGTGTTCCTCGCGTTTATGATCGTATATACACAG GTATCAACCAGAAAATTCAGTCTGGAGGGCTGATAGCCAAACACCTTTTTCAGTATGCTTACACCTA CAAACTTGGCAATTTAAAGAAAGGGTTCAAACAGCATGAAGCTTCGCCATTTTTCGATAAAATAGTCTTCAGCAAA ATAAAGGAAGGTCTTGGTGGCCGCATACGCCTCATGCTATCAGGCGCGGCACCTCTACCAAGGCACATTGAAGAGTTCATGCGAGTCACAGGCTGCAGCGTCCTCGCACAAGGATATG GGCTCACTGAGAGTTGTGCAGGATGCTTTACGTCCATCGCCAATGTTTTCTCGATGATTGGGACAGTTGGCCCTCCTGTGACGGCAATCGAGGCGAGGTTGGAGTCTGTTCCTGAAATGGGCTATGACGCGCTCTCCAATGCACCGCGCGGTGAGATCTGCTTGAGGGGTCACACCATGTTCTCCGGCTACTACAAGCACCCTGACCTCACCGAGGAAGTGTTCTCAGATGGTTGGTTCCATACAG GCGATATCGGAGAGTGGCAACCAGATGGCACAATGAAGATCATTGACAGAAAGAAGAACATCTTCAAGCTGTCCCAAGGAGAGTATGTAGCAGTGGAGGTCGTGGAAAGCGCATACGTCCAATCTCCACTCGTTGCATCG GTTTGGGTCTATGGGAATAGCTTCGAGTCCTTCCTTGTTGCTGTGGTTGTCCCTGAGAAGCAGGCTATTGAGGACTGGGCTGCACTTAACGGCATGTCTGGTGACTACGCAGAGTTCTGCAATGATCCGAAGGCTAGGAGGTACATCCAGGATGAGCTGAACAAAACTGGCAAGAAACTCGGG TTAAGAGGATTTGAGATGCTGAAGGCAGTTCACCTGGACCCAGTGCCATTCAGCATAGACAAGGACCTGATCACTCCGACTTTTAAGCTCAAGAGGCCTCAGCTGCTTAAATATTACAAG GATCGCGTTGATCAGCTGTACAAGGATGCCAAGATGGGAACTGCACAATGA
- the LOC124698810 gene encoding probable CoA ligase CCL6 isoform X1, whose translation MEEAMYTVKVGEATPAGSGRASAGPVYRSIYAKDGLMQLPQEIQSPWDFFSGAVKKYPNNRMLGRRKVSDGKAGDYVWHTYEQVYQKVTKIGAAIRSFGVKPGAHCAIYGSNCPEWVMAMQACNSQGICYVPLYDTLGENAVEFILDHAEISIAFLQESKIKSILAVLPKCTAHMKAIVSFGDVTNELKREVEKLGVSCFSWEEFSTMGEEIYELPKKQDDICTIMYTSGTTGEPKGVIITNRAIVAGVTTTEQLLELTDKVVDEYDSYFSYLPLAHIFDQVIENYCISKGASIGFWQGDIMYLMEDVQVMKPTIFCGVPRVYDRIYTGINQKIQSGGLIAKHLFQYAYTYKLGNLKKGFKQHEASPFFDKIVFSKIKEGLGGRIRLMLSGAAPLPRHIEEFMRVTGCSVLAQGYGLTESCAGCFTSIANVFSMIGTVGPPVTAIEARLESVPEMGYDALSNAPRGEICLRGHTMFSGYYKHPDLTEEVFSDGWFHTGDIGEWQPDGTMKIIDRKKNIFKLSQGEYVAVEVVESAYVQSPLVASVWVYGNSFESFLVAVVVPEKQAIEDWAALNGMSGDYAEFCNDPKARRYIQDELNKTGKKLGLRGFEMLKAVHLDPVPFSIDKDLITPTFKLKRPQLLKYYKDRVDQLYKDAKMGTAQ comes from the exons ATGGAGGAGGCGATGTACACTGTGAAGGTGGGTGAGGCGACGCCGGCCGGCAGCGGCAGGGCATCGGCCGGACCCGTCTACCGGAGCATCTACGCCAAGGACGGCCTCATGCAGCTTCCCCAGGAAATCCAGTCCCCATGGGACTTCTTCAG TGGGGCAGTGAAGAAGTACCCCAATAACAGAATGCTTGGCCGGCGCAAAGTTTCAGATGGCAAG GCTGGTGACTATGTGTGGCATACGTATGAACAAGTGTACCAGAAGGTCACCAAGATTGGGGCAGCTATCAGAAGCTTCGGCGTTAAGCCG GGGGCTCATTGTGCCATATATGGATCCAACTGCCCTGAATGGGTCATGGCCATGCAG GCCTGCAATAGCCAAGGAATTTGTTATGTACCACTGTATGACACACTTG GAGAAAATGCAGTTGAATTCATCTTGGACCATGCTGAGATCTCTATAGCTTTTTTGCAGGAGAGCAAGATAAAATCC ATTCTAGCAGTACTCCCAAAGTGTACTGCCCACATGAAAG CTATTGTTAGTTTTGGAGATGTGACAAATGAGCTGAAAAGGGAAGTTGAAAAATTAGGAGTATCTTGCTTTTCTTGGGAGGAATTTTCTACAATG GGAGAAGAAATCTACGAACTTCCTAAGAAACAGGACGACATTTGTACAATCATGTATACCAGTGGAACAACAGGAGAGCCGAAGGGTGTGAtaatcacaaacagggctatagtAGCCGGGGTTACGACCACAGAACAGCTCCTTGAGTTAACAGATAAAGTG GTTGATGAATATGATTCATACTTTTCTTATCTTCCGTTAGCTCACATATTCGATCAAGTTATTGAGAATTACTGCATCTCTAAAGGTGCCTCCATTGGATTCTGGCAAGGG GACATTATGTATCTGATGGAGGATGTGCAAGTGATGAAACCAACAATTTTCTGTGGTGTTCCTCGCGTTTATGATCGTATATACACAG GTATCAACCAGAAAATTCAGTCTGGAGGGCTGATAGCCAAACACCTTTTTCAGTATGCTTACACCTA CAAACTTGGCAATTTAAAGAAAGGGTTCAAACAGCATGAAGCTTCGCCATTTTTCGATAAAATAGTCTTCAGCAAA ATAAAGGAAGGTCTTGGTGGCCGCATACGCCTCATGCTATCAGGCGCGGCACCTCTACCAAGGCACATTGAAGAGTTCATGCGAGTCACAGGCTGCAGCGTCCTCGCACAAGGATATG GGCTCACTGAGAGTTGTGCAGGATGCTTTACGTCCATCGCCAATGTTTTCTCGATGATTGGGACAGTTGGCCCTCCTGTGACGGCAATCGAGGCGAGGTTGGAGTCTGTTCCTGAAATGGGCTATGACGCGCTCTCCAATGCACCGCGCGGTGAGATCTGCTTGAGGGGTCACACCATGTTCTCCGGCTACTACAAGCACCCTGACCTCACCGAGGAAGTGTTCTCAGATGGTTGGTTCCATACAG GCGATATCGGAGAGTGGCAACCAGATGGCACAATGAAGATCATTGACAGAAAGAAGAACATCTTCAAGCTGTCCCAAGGAGAGTATGTAGCAGTGGAGGTCGTGGAAAGCGCATACGTCCAATCTCCACTCGTTGCATCG GTTTGGGTCTATGGGAATAGCTTCGAGTCCTTCCTTGTTGCTGTGGTTGTCCCTGAGAAGCAGGCTATTGAGGACTGGGCTGCACTTAACGGCATGTCTGGTGACTACGCAGAGTTCTGCAATGATCCGAAGGCTAGGAGGTACATCCAGGATGAGCTGAACAAAACTGGCAAGAAACTCGGG TTAAGAGGATTTGAGATGCTGAAGGCAGTTCACCTGGACCCAGTGCCATTCAGCATAGACAAGGACCTGATCACTCCGACTTTTAAGCTCAAGAGGCCTCAGCTGCTTAAATATTACAAG GATCGCGTTGATCAGCTGTACAAGGATGCCAAGATGGGAACTGCACAATGA